Proteins from a single region of Bos indicus x Bos taurus breed Angus x Brahman F1 hybrid chromosome 29, Bos_hybrid_MaternalHap_v2.0, whole genome shotgun sequence:
- the LOC113886155 gene encoding pregnancy-associated glycoprotein 1-like isoform X2, whose protein sequence is MLGERIPLRRVKTMRKTLSGKNILNNFLKEHAYRLSQISSRGSNLTFHPLRNIKDRLYVGNITIGTPPQEFQVIFDTGSSDLWVTSVFCTSPTCSTHVMFRHFDSSTFRPTKKTFSINYGSGRMKGVVVHDTVRIGDLVSTDQPFGLSVVELGFDGIPFDGVMGLNYPKLSFSGAIPIFDNLRNQGAISEPVFAFYLSKDEQEGSVVMFGGVDHRYYKGELNWIPLIQAGDWSVHMDSISMKRKVIACSGGCKAVVDTGTSLIEGPRRLVNNIQKLIRAMPRGSEYYVSCSAVNTLPPIIFTIKGINYPVPAQAYILKDSRGHCYTTFKEDRLSPPSTETWILGDVFLRRYFSVFDRGNDRIGLARAV, encoded by the exons aTGCTTGGTGAAAGAATACCTCTAAGGAGAGTGAAGACCATGAGAAAAACCCTCAGTGGAAAAAACATCCTGAACAATTTCCTGAAGGAACATGCTTACAGACTGTCCCAGATTTCTTCTCGTGGCTCAAATCTAACTTTTCACCCCTTGAGAAACATCAAGGAT AGGCTCTACGTGGGTAACATCACCATTGGAACACCCCCTCAAGAATTCCAGGTTATCTTTGACACAGGCTCATCTGACTTGTGGGTGACCTCCGTCTTTTGCACCAGCCCAACCTGTT CTACACATGTTATGTTCAGACATTTTGATTCTTCCACCTTCCGGCCTACCAAAAAGACCTTCAGCATCAACTACGGTTCTGGAAGGATGAAAGGAGTTGTTGTTCATGACACAGTTCGG ATTGGGGACCTTGTAAGTACTGACCAGCCATTTGGTCTAAGTGTGGTGGAACTTGGGTTTGATGGTATACCTTTTGATGGCGTCATGGGCTTGAACTACCCCAAACTATCCTTCTCTGGAGCCATTCCCATCTTTGACAACCTGAGGAATCAAGGTGccatttctgagcctgtttttgcCTTCTACTTGAGCAA AGACGAGCAGGAGGGCAGTGTGGTGATGTTTGGTGGGGTGGACCACCGCTACTACAAGGGAGAGCTCAACTGGATACCACTGATCCAAGCAGGCGACTGGAGTGTACACATGGACAG CATCTCCATGAAAAGAAAGGTTATTGCTTGCTCTGGTGGCTGCAAGGCCGTTGTGGACACCGGGACATCACTGATTGAAGGCCCAAGAAGACTGGTCAATAACATACAGAAGCTCATCAGAGCCATGCCACGGGGTTCCGAG TACTACGTTTCATGTTCTGCGGTCAATACCCTGCCCCCTATTATCTTCACCATCAAAGGCATCAACTACCCAGTGCCAGCTCAAGCCTACATCCTCAAG GATTCTAGAGGCCACTGCTATACCACCTTTAAAGAGGACAGATTGAGTCCACCATCTACAGAGACCTGGATCCTGGGTGACGTCTTCCTGAGGCGGTATTTCTCGGTCTTTGATCGAGGAAATGACAGGATTGGCCTGGCACGGGCAGTGTAA
- the LOC113886155 gene encoding pregnancy-associated glycoprotein 1-like isoform X3 produces the protein MRKTLSGKNILNNFLKEHAYRLSQISSRGSNLTFHPLRNIKDRLYVGNITIGTPPQEFQVIFDTGSSDLWVTSVFCTSPTCSTHVMFRHFDSSTFRPTKKTFSINYGSGRMKGVVVHDTVRIGDLVSTDQPFGLSVVELGFDGIPFDGVMGLNYPKLSFSGAIPIFDNLRNQGAISEPVFAFYLSKDEQEGSVVMFGGVDHRYYKGELNWIPLIQAGDWSVHMDSISMKRKVIACSGGCKAVVDTGTSLIEGPRRLVNNIQKLIRAMPRGSEYYVSCSAVNTLPPIIFTIKGINYPVPAQAYILKDSRGHCYTTFKEDRLSPPSTETWILGDVFLRRYFSVFDRGNDRIGLARAV, from the exons ATGAGAAAAACCCTCAGTGGAAAAAACATCCTGAACAATTTCCTGAAGGAACATGCTTACAGACTGTCCCAGATTTCTTCTCGTGGCTCAAATCTAACTTTTCACCCCTTGAGAAACATCAAGGAT AGGCTCTACGTGGGTAACATCACCATTGGAACACCCCCTCAAGAATTCCAGGTTATCTTTGACACAGGCTCATCTGACTTGTGGGTGACCTCCGTCTTTTGCACCAGCCCAACCTGTT CTACACATGTTATGTTCAGACATTTTGATTCTTCCACCTTCCGGCCTACCAAAAAGACCTTCAGCATCAACTACGGTTCTGGAAGGATGAAAGGAGTTGTTGTTCATGACACAGTTCGG ATTGGGGACCTTGTAAGTACTGACCAGCCATTTGGTCTAAGTGTGGTGGAACTTGGGTTTGATGGTATACCTTTTGATGGCGTCATGGGCTTGAACTACCCCAAACTATCCTTCTCTGGAGCCATTCCCATCTTTGACAACCTGAGGAATCAAGGTGccatttctgagcctgtttttgcCTTCTACTTGAGCAA AGACGAGCAGGAGGGCAGTGTGGTGATGTTTGGTGGGGTGGACCACCGCTACTACAAGGGAGAGCTCAACTGGATACCACTGATCCAAGCAGGCGACTGGAGTGTACACATGGACAG CATCTCCATGAAAAGAAAGGTTATTGCTTGCTCTGGTGGCTGCAAGGCCGTTGTGGACACCGGGACATCACTGATTGAAGGCCCAAGAAGACTGGTCAATAACATACAGAAGCTCATCAGAGCCATGCCACGGGGTTCCGAG TACTACGTTTCATGTTCTGCGGTCAATACCCTGCCCCCTATTATCTTCACCATCAAAGGCATCAACTACCCAGTGCCAGCTCAAGCCTACATCCTCAAG GATTCTAGAGGCCACTGCTATACCACCTTTAAAGAGGACAGATTGAGTCCACCATCTACAGAGACCTGGATCCTGGGTGACGTCTTCCTGAGGCGGTATTTCTCGGTCTTTGATCGAGGAAATGACAGGATTGGCCTGGCACGGGCAGTGTAA
- the LOC113886155 gene encoding pregnancy-associated glycoprotein 1-like isoform X1: MKWLVLLGLVAFSECIVKIPLRRVKTMRKTLSGKNILNNFLKEHAYRLSQISSRGSNLTFHPLRNIKDRLYVGNITIGTPPQEFQVIFDTGSSDLWVTSVFCTSPTCSTHVMFRHFDSSTFRPTKKTFSINYGSGRMKGVVVHDTVRIGDLVSTDQPFGLSVVELGFDGIPFDGVMGLNYPKLSFSGAIPIFDNLRNQGAISEPVFAFYLSKDEQEGSVVMFGGVDHRYYKGELNWIPLIQAGDWSVHMDSISMKRKVIACSGGCKAVVDTGTSLIEGPRRLVNNIQKLIRAMPRGSEYYVSCSAVNTLPPIIFTIKGINYPVPAQAYILKDSRGHCYTTFKEDRLSPPSTETWILGDVFLRRYFSVFDRGNDRIGLARAV; this comes from the exons ATGAAGTGGCTTGTGCTCCTCGGGCTGGTGGCCTTCTCAGAGTGCATAGTCAA AATACCTCTAAGGAGAGTGAAGACCATGAGAAAAACCCTCAGTGGAAAAAACATCCTGAACAATTTCCTGAAGGAACATGCTTACAGACTGTCCCAGATTTCTTCTCGTGGCTCAAATCTAACTTTTCACCCCTTGAGAAACATCAAGGAT AGGCTCTACGTGGGTAACATCACCATTGGAACACCCCCTCAAGAATTCCAGGTTATCTTTGACACAGGCTCATCTGACTTGTGGGTGACCTCCGTCTTTTGCACCAGCCCAACCTGTT CTACACATGTTATGTTCAGACATTTTGATTCTTCCACCTTCCGGCCTACCAAAAAGACCTTCAGCATCAACTACGGTTCTGGAAGGATGAAAGGAGTTGTTGTTCATGACACAGTTCGG ATTGGGGACCTTGTAAGTACTGACCAGCCATTTGGTCTAAGTGTGGTGGAACTTGGGTTTGATGGTATACCTTTTGATGGCGTCATGGGCTTGAACTACCCCAAACTATCCTTCTCTGGAGCCATTCCCATCTTTGACAACCTGAGGAATCAAGGTGccatttctgagcctgtttttgcCTTCTACTTGAGCAA AGACGAGCAGGAGGGCAGTGTGGTGATGTTTGGTGGGGTGGACCACCGCTACTACAAGGGAGAGCTCAACTGGATACCACTGATCCAAGCAGGCGACTGGAGTGTACACATGGACAG CATCTCCATGAAAAGAAAGGTTATTGCTTGCTCTGGTGGCTGCAAGGCCGTTGTGGACACCGGGACATCACTGATTGAAGGCCCAAGAAGACTGGTCAATAACATACAGAAGCTCATCAGAGCCATGCCACGGGGTTCCGAG TACTACGTTTCATGTTCTGCGGTCAATACCCTGCCCCCTATTATCTTCACCATCAAAGGCATCAACTACCCAGTGCCAGCTCAAGCCTACATCCTCAAG GATTCTAGAGGCCACTGCTATACCACCTTTAAAGAGGACAGATTGAGTCCACCATCTACAGAGACCTGGATCCTGGGTGACGTCTTCCTGAGGCGGTATTTCTCGGTCTTTGATCGAGGAAATGACAGGATTGGCCTGGCACGGGCAGTGTAA